From Streptomyces sp. CMB-StM0423, a single genomic window includes:
- a CDS encoding SIS domain-containing protein, translated as MAAAEPSRTAAEIATQPSCWRRAAQEAAAVPGLPQPGEKVAVVGCGTSWFMAQAYAGLREAAGQGHTDAYAASEFPAGRRYDRMVAITRSGTTTEVLDLLAAVRNGTAGTATTALTADAETPVATAADALVTLAYADEESVVQTRFATTALALLRAGLELHGPPAAGVKSVTDAAVDAELAVTQPLPPELAAAVQWTFLGRGWTCGLAAEAALKMREAAGAWTESYPAMEYRHGPMAITGPGRAVWHFGELPEGLAADVGRVGGHLSAGSTARGLDPMADLVRAQRLAVAVAEAKGYDPDRPRNLTRSVVLR; from the coding sequence ATGGCAGCCGCAGAACCGTCCCGCACCGCCGCCGAGATAGCCACCCAGCCGAGTTGCTGGCGCCGAGCCGCGCAGGAGGCGGCGGCCGTCCCCGGGCTGCCGCAGCCCGGGGAGAAGGTCGCGGTGGTCGGCTGCGGCACCTCGTGGTTCATGGCGCAGGCGTACGCCGGGCTGCGGGAGGCGGCGGGCCAGGGGCACACGGACGCCTACGCCGCCTCGGAGTTCCCGGCCGGCCGGCGGTACGACCGGATGGTGGCGATCACCAGGTCCGGAACGACGACCGAGGTGCTGGACCTGCTGGCGGCGGTACGGAACGGGACCGCCGGAACCGCGACCACCGCCCTCACGGCGGACGCGGAGACGCCCGTCGCCACGGCCGCGGACGCGCTGGTCACGCTGGCGTACGCGGACGAGGAGTCGGTGGTCCAGACCCGGTTCGCGACGACGGCGCTGGCGCTGCTGCGCGCCGGTCTCGAACTGCACGGGCCGCCCGCGGCGGGTGTGAAGTCCGTCACGGACGCCGCGGTCGACGCCGAGTTGGCGGTGACGCAGCCGCTGCCGCCGGAGCTGGCGGCGGCGGTGCAGTGGACGTTCCTGGGCCGGGGCTGGACCTGCGGTCTTGCGGCGGAGGCGGCGCTGAAGATGCGCGAGGCGGCCGGGGCGTGGACGGAGAGCTACCCGGCGATGGAGTACCGGCACGGGCCGATGGCGATCACCGGCCCCGGGCGGGCGGTGTGGCACTTCGGCGAGCTGCCCGAGGGGCTGGCGGCGGACGTGGGCCGGGTCGGCGGCCATCTGAGCGCGGGGTCGACGGCGCGCGGGCTCGACCCGATGGCGGACCTGGTACGGGCCCAGCGGCTGGCGGTGGCCGTCGCGGAGGCGAAGGGGTACGACCCGGACCGCCCCCGCAACCTGACGCGCAGCGTCGTCCTACGGTAG
- a CDS encoding ROK family protein: MRHVIALDVGGTGMKAALVGADGALLHETRRPTPREAGAEAVVAAVLDFAAELRDTGVEKYGEPAVAAGVAVPGIVDDAEGVAVFSANLGWRDVPFRRLLGERLACPVAVGHDLRTGGLAEGRLGAARDVDRFLFIALGTGIAAAIGIEGRIEPGAHGGSGEIGHVVVRPDGPPCGCGQRGCLERLASASAVGEAWATACGDPGATAADCAKAVEAGDPLAEAVWQDAVDALAGGLITGITLLDPRRIVVGGGLAEAGDTLFVPLTRAVRARITFQTFPQIVPAELGDAAACLGAGQLAWDLLATEVTA; this comes from the coding sequence GTGAGACACGTCATCGCCCTCGATGTGGGCGGCACCGGCATGAAAGCCGCCCTCGTCGGGGCGGACGGCGCGCTGCTCCACGAGACGCGCCGGCCGACCCCCCGCGAGGCGGGTGCCGAGGCCGTCGTCGCCGCCGTGCTCGACTTCGCGGCCGAGCTGCGGGACACCGGCGTGGAGAAGTACGGCGAGCCGGCCGTCGCGGCCGGCGTCGCGGTGCCCGGGATCGTGGACGACGCCGAGGGCGTCGCGGTGTTCTCGGCGAACCTCGGCTGGCGTGACGTACCGTTTCGCCGCCTCCTGGGCGAGCGGCTGGCCTGCCCCGTCGCCGTCGGCCACGACCTGCGCACCGGCGGCCTCGCCGAGGGCCGCCTCGGGGCCGCGCGCGACGTGGACCGGTTCCTGTTCATCGCCCTCGGCACCGGCATCGCCGCCGCCATCGGCATCGAAGGCCGCATCGAGCCCGGCGCCCACGGCGGCTCCGGCGAGATCGGCCACGTCGTCGTACGCCCCGACGGGCCGCCCTGCGGCTGCGGGCAGCGCGGCTGCCTGGAGCGGCTGGCGTCCGCCTCCGCGGTCGGCGAGGCGTGGGCCACCGCCTGCGGCGACCCCGGCGCGACCGCCGCGGACTGCGCCAAGGCCGTCGAGGCCGGCGACCCGCTGGCGGAAGCCGTCTGGCAGGACGCCGTCGACGCCCTCGCCGGCGGCCTGATCACCGGCATCACCCTGCTCGACCCCCGCCGGATCGTCGTCGGCGGCGGGCTCGCCGAGGCCGGCGACACCTTGTTCGTACCGCTCACGCGCGCCGTCCGGGCGCGCATCACGTTCCAGACATTCCCCCAGATCGTCCCCGCGGAGCTCGGAGACGCCGCCGCCTGCCTGGGCGCCGGGCAGCTCGCCTGGGACCTACTCGCCACGGAGGTAACCGCCTGA
- the nagA gene encoding N-acetylglucosamine-6-phosphate deacetylase — protein MRDSMREGGTLLTGARVVQPAGTVEDARLTVADGRIASVAPRAGTAQDGTAPQAPGEPRDDGGPAALDLSGHWIVPGFVDIHVHGAGGASFSGGTHEQARTVIDTHRGHGTTTMLASTVTGDLDDLARQAGVLAELAEDGELAGIHFEGPFISPHRCGAHQPSLLRDPAPADVRKLVEAGRGQTRMLTLAPELPGGLDSVRLLADSGVIAAVGHTDSSYDAVQEAVAAGATVATHLFNAMPALGHRSPGPVAALLEDERVTVELINDGVHLHPAVLQLAFRTAGAGRVAFITDAMGAAGMGDGRYPLGPMEVDVRDGVARLVDGGSIAGSTLTLDTAFRRAVTVDRLPVGDVVAALSATPAKVLGAYDRIGSLEPGKDADLVVLDDRFALVGIMRKGAWIVEPGS, from the coding sequence ATGCGGGATTCGATGCGGGAGGGCGGCACGCTGCTCACCGGCGCCCGTGTGGTCCAGCCGGCCGGCACCGTGGAGGACGCCCGGCTCACCGTCGCGGACGGCCGGATCGCCTCGGTGGCACCGCGGGCCGGCACGGCGCAGGACGGCACGGCACCGCAGGCCCCCGGCGAACCGCGGGACGACGGCGGGCCCGCGGCCCTCGACCTCTCCGGGCACTGGATCGTCCCCGGCTTCGTCGACATCCACGTGCACGGCGCCGGCGGCGCCTCCTTCTCCGGCGGCACCCACGAGCAGGCCCGCACCGTCATCGACACCCACCGCGGCCACGGCACCACCACCATGCTCGCCTCCACCGTCACCGGCGACCTGGACGACCTCGCCCGGCAGGCCGGCGTCCTCGCCGAGCTGGCCGAGGACGGCGAGCTGGCCGGCATCCACTTCGAGGGCCCGTTCATCTCCCCGCACCGCTGCGGCGCCCACCAGCCCTCGCTGCTGCGCGACCCGGCGCCCGCCGACGTGCGCAAGCTCGTCGAGGCCGGCCGCGGGCAGACCCGGATGCTCACGCTCGCGCCGGAGCTGCCGGGCGGGCTCGACTCCGTACGCCTCCTCGCCGACAGCGGCGTCATCGCCGCCGTGGGCCACACCGACTCCTCGTACGACGCCGTGCAGGAGGCCGTCGCGGCCGGCGCCACCGTCGCCACCCACCTCTTCAACGCCATGCCCGCGCTCGGCCACCGCTCGCCGGGGCCGGTCGCCGCGCTGCTGGAGGACGAGCGGGTCACCGTCGAGCTGATCAACGACGGCGTGCATCTGCACCCGGCGGTGCTGCAGTTGGCGTTCAGGACCGCGGGGGCGGGCCGGGTCGCGTTCATCACCGACGCGATGGGCGCCGCCGGCATGGGCGACGGCCGCTACCCGCTCGGCCCGATGGAGGTCGACGTGCGGGACGGTGTGGCCCGGCTGGTCGACGGCGGGTCGATCGCGGGCTCCACGCTGACGCTGGACACCGCGTTCCGCCGGGCGGTCACCGTCGACCGCCTGCCGGTCGGGGACGTCGTGGCCGCGCTGTCGGCGACGCCGGCGAAGGTGCTGGGCGCGTACGACCGGATCGGCTCGCTGGAGCCCGGAAAGGACGCGGACCTCGTCGTGCTCGACGACCGGTTCGCTCTCGTCGGGATCATGCGCAAGGGTGCGTGGATCGTCGAACCCGGAAGCTGA
- a CDS encoding 1-phosphofructokinase family hexose kinase, whose product MFLTVTLNLALDVTYRVPRLRAHASHRVTDVTERPGGKGLNVARVLAALGHPVTVTGLAGGPTGAHVRALLAAESGGVTDALVSVAGNTRRTVAVVDGSTGDTTQLNEAGPEVTADEWAAFLDTYAALLKGSGTSTGTGTRTGEGAAPVRAVALCGSLPPGVPVDAYAELVRATHTAGVPVLLDTSGEPLRHGVAAGPDLVKPNAEELAQLTGDTEPLRAAGDARRRGAHAVVASLGADGLLAVTADGTWRAAPPRYVPGNPTGAGDSAVAGLLSGLTEGLDWPARLARAVALSAATVAAPVAGEFDTDVYAETLPRTEITSGRGAARDGA is encoded by the coding sequence ATGTTCCTCACCGTCACACTCAATCTCGCACTCGACGTCACGTACCGGGTGCCGCGGCTGCGTGCCCACGCGTCGCACCGCGTCACCGACGTCACGGAGCGGCCCGGCGGCAAGGGCCTGAACGTGGCCCGCGTGCTCGCCGCGCTCGGCCACCCCGTCACCGTCACCGGCCTGGCCGGCGGCCCCACGGGCGCGCACGTCCGCGCACTGCTGGCCGCGGAGTCCGGTGGGGTGACCGACGCGCTCGTCTCCGTCGCGGGCAACACCCGGCGCACGGTCGCCGTCGTGGACGGCAGTACGGGCGACACCACCCAGCTCAACGAGGCGGGGCCCGAGGTCACCGCCGACGAGTGGGCGGCGTTCCTCGACACGTACGCCGCGCTCCTCAAGGGCTCCGGCACGAGCACCGGCACCGGCACCAGAACCGGCGAAGGCGCCGCGCCCGTGCGGGCCGTGGCGCTGTGCGGCAGCCTGCCGCCCGGCGTGCCCGTGGATGCGTACGCCGAGCTGGTACGCGCCACGCACACCGCCGGCGTGCCCGTACTCCTCGACACCAGCGGCGAACCGCTGCGCCACGGCGTCGCCGCGGGACCCGACCTCGTCAAGCCCAACGCCGAGGAGCTGGCCCAGCTCACCGGCGACACCGAGCCGCTGCGCGCCGCCGGCGACGCCCGCCGCCGCGGCGCCCACGCCGTCGTCGCCTCGCTCGGCGCCGACGGGCTGCTCGCCGTCACCGCCGACGGCACCTGGCGTGCCGCACCGCCGCGGTACGTGCCGGGCAACCCCACCGGCGCCGGCGACTCCGCCGTCGCCGGGCTGCTGTCCGGGCTCACCGAGGGCCTGGACTGGCCCGCCCGGCTGGCCCGCGCGGTGGCGCTGTCCGCGGCGACCGTCGCCGCGCCCGTGGCGGGCGAGTTCGACACCGACGTCTACGCGGAGACGCTGCCGCGCACCGAGATCACGTCGGGCCGCGGTGCGGCCCGGGATGGGGCCTGA
- a CDS encoding class II fructose-bisphosphate aldolase, whose amino-acid sequence MPLTTTGELVAAARAAGHGVPAFNVITLEHAEAIAAGAEAAGAPAVLQISENAVRFHGGRLTPVAAATAAVARASSAQLSLHLDHVVSPELMRSAHGLGFSSVMFDASKLSYADNVKATAEAVRWAHEHGIWIEAELGKVGGKEGEAPLDAHAPGVRTDPDEAVAYVTDTGVDALAVAVGSSHAMTERTAALDHELIGRLRTAVAVPLVLHGSSGVPDEELRQAVASGMVKINVGTALNTAFTGAARAHLDAHPEVVDPRKYLAPGRDAMAATVRRFLEVVGG is encoded by the coding sequence ATGCCACTCACGACCACCGGCGAACTCGTCGCCGCCGCCCGCGCCGCGGGCCACGGCGTGCCCGCCTTCAACGTCATCACGCTGGAGCACGCCGAGGCCATCGCCGCCGGCGCGGAGGCCGCGGGCGCGCCCGCGGTGCTGCAGATCTCGGAGAACGCCGTACGGTTCCACGGCGGCCGGCTCACACCGGTCGCCGCCGCGACGGCGGCCGTGGCGCGCGCCTCGTCCGCGCAGTTGTCGCTGCATCTGGACCACGTCGTCTCCCCGGAACTGATGCGCTCCGCGCACGGTCTTGGCTTCAGCTCGGTGATGTTCGACGCCTCCAAGCTGTCGTACGCCGACAACGTCAAGGCCACCGCGGAGGCGGTGCGCTGGGCGCACGAGCACGGCATCTGGATCGAGGCGGAGCTGGGGAAGGTCGGCGGCAAGGAGGGCGAGGCGCCGCTCGACGCGCACGCGCCCGGAGTGCGTACGGACCCGGACGAGGCCGTCGCGTACGTCACGGACACCGGCGTCGACGCGCTGGCCGTCGCGGTGGGCAGCTCGCACGCGATGACCGAGCGCACGGCGGCCCTCGACCACGAGCTGATCGGCCGGCTGCGGACCGCGGTCGCGGTGCCGCTGGTGCTGCACGGCTCGTCCGGGGTGCCGGACGAGGAGCTGCGGCAGGCGGTGGCGTCGGGGATGGTCAAGATCAATGTCGGTACGGCCCTGAACACCGCGTTCACCGGCGCCGCCCGCGCCCATCTGGACGCGCACCCCGAGGTGGTGGACCCCCGCAAGTACCTGGCGCCGGGGCGGGACGCGATGGCCGCGACCGTACGCCGGTTCCTGGAGGTCGTCGGCGGCTGA
- a CDS encoding CBM35 domain-containing protein encodes MTAGNHGAGTPPEDDDPFAHLYRPEGGAAPVPGPGEGTAPAPGVPRTSYTQVRAVGERTYGGQQAAYQVPPQQAYPYGQSSPSPHYAAPETYGGPPPQPPSFPPGDPGEGPRRGRGGGRNGLMLGAVAVVATVVIAIVAAVLFSGDGENSDVGGGDSESVAPSPEGKGDDEGKNGDDKPKKDPAAPPTEDGAKLALAGGAVVGSDTNVSEDGPYVHGLENQGASATWKPEVDEAGEYTLFVDYSVPGKDAELTLTINGQSDGRTVNLENFAKAKKGDWLAGWTRSYSWISLDAGANEIKLSCESGNKECQSAISKVELKKGQVSS; translated from the coding sequence ATGACGGCCGGCAACCACGGTGCGGGCACGCCGCCCGAGGACGACGACCCCTTCGCCCATCTGTACCGCCCCGAGGGCGGTGCCGCGCCGGTGCCAGGACCGGGGGAGGGCACGGCCCCCGCCCCGGGTGTGCCGCGCACGTCGTACACCCAGGTCAGGGCCGTCGGCGAGCGGACGTACGGCGGCCAGCAGGCCGCGTACCAGGTGCCGCCCCAGCAGGCGTACCCGTACGGGCAGTCGAGCCCCAGCCCGCACTATGCCGCGCCCGAGACCTACGGCGGCCCTCCGCCGCAGCCCCCGTCCTTCCCGCCGGGTGACCCCGGCGAGGGCCCGCGCCGGGGCCGCGGCGGCGGGCGGAACGGGCTGATGCTCGGCGCGGTCGCCGTGGTCGCCACGGTCGTCATCGCCATCGTCGCCGCGGTGCTCTTCAGCGGCGACGGGGAGAACTCGGACGTCGGCGGCGGCGACTCGGAGTCCGTCGCCCCCAGCCCCGAGGGCAAGGGCGACGACGAGGGCAAGAACGGCGACGACAAGCCCAAGAAGGACCCGGCCGCCCCGCCCACCGAGGACGGCGCGAAGCTGGCGCTGGCCGGCGGCGCGGTCGTCGGCAGCGACACGAACGTCTCCGAGGACGGCCCGTACGTCCACGGCCTGGAGAACCAGGGCGCGTCCGCTACCTGGAAGCCCGAGGTCGACGAGGCCGGGGAGTACACGCTCTTCGTCGACTACAGCGTGCCGGGCAAGGACGCAGAACTCACCCTCACGATCAACGGTCAGTCGGACGGCCGGACGGTGAACCTGGAGAACTTCGCGAAGGCGAAGAAGGGTGACTGGCTGGCCGGCTGGACCCGGTCCTACTCGTGGATCTCCCTGGACGCGGGCGCCAACGAGATCAAGCTGTCCTGCGAGTCGGGCAACAAGGAATGCCAGAGCGCCATCAGCAAGGTGGAGCTGAAGAAGGGCCAGGTCTCGTCGTAG
- the cdgB gene encoding diguanylate cyclase CdgB, whose amino-acid sequence METEAEPYVRLASLRRLHSVLADLNQTRSLADTLQSVADGLVALGYEVSAVNLVRPDGDLVVAAVGGDPTAEAIMAGRVGPREAWERRLHMGVEWGELRYIPHSEGWVLDDDEVPQTHPVVPPPSAPGDWVTGDRLFAPIHDAGRELLGVLSVDKPANGRVPTPWGREALQMYASQAAIAITNARLRANMQRALVRLEREQQALRASEESFRQAFEYAPSGMAVAEMGGDDHGRLIRTNDALCRLLGRQPSSLRRLSFSDLVHPEDVGTLLRTFAEGGKAELRLARRDATYVWVNLRNSVVADAADGPRYLLTHVEDIEERKRHEAQLAHRASHDSLTGLPNAAELRARLTARLCDRPPELYTGAVSHSAAGLPGPRGRAIVGAGPVPGEVDSNGHGFGTDGAEEHWAGPGPYEHHVHAMVPEGGGESGGKGLAVLFCDLDGFKSINDRFGHNTGDAVLIAVAQRLTHAVRDGDTVARLGGDEFVVLADGLTPGGAEDLAVRLRNAIIPPIRVDGRGVRVGASIGTGWAMCGMSTEEILSSADQLMYREKRARSQGRSHRRAG is encoded by the coding sequence ATGGAGACGGAGGCCGAACCTTACGTAAGGCTGGCGAGCCTGCGCCGGCTGCATTCGGTCCTCGCGGACCTGAATCAGACGCGCAGCCTCGCCGACACTCTCCAGAGCGTCGCGGACGGGCTCGTCGCCCTCGGGTACGAGGTGTCCGCGGTGAACCTCGTACGGCCCGACGGCGACCTCGTCGTCGCCGCCGTCGGCGGCGATCCGACCGCCGAGGCGATCATGGCCGGCCGGGTCGGCCCGCGTGAGGCGTGGGAGCGCCGGCTCCACATGGGCGTCGAGTGGGGCGAGCTGCGCTACATACCCCACAGCGAAGGCTGGGTGCTCGATGACGACGAGGTGCCGCAGACCCACCCCGTCGTCCCGCCGCCCTCCGCCCCCGGTGACTGGGTCACCGGCGACCGCCTCTTCGCACCGATCCACGACGCCGGCCGCGAGCTGCTCGGCGTCCTGTCCGTCGACAAGCCGGCCAACGGCCGGGTGCCGACCCCCTGGGGGCGCGAGGCCCTGCAGATGTACGCCTCGCAGGCCGCCATAGCGATCACCAACGCCCGGCTGCGGGCCAACATGCAGCGCGCGCTGGTGCGGCTGGAGCGCGAGCAGCAGGCGCTCCGCGCCAGCGAGGAGAGCTTCCGCCAGGCATTCGAGTACGCGCCCAGCGGCATGGCCGTCGCCGAGATGGGCGGCGACGACCACGGGCGGCTGATCCGTACGAACGACGCGCTGTGCCGGCTCCTGGGCCGCCAGCCCTCCAGCCTGCGCCGGCTGTCGTTCTCCGACCTGGTCCACCCCGAGGACGTCGGCACCCTGCTGCGCACCTTCGCCGAGGGCGGCAAGGCCGAGCTGCGCCTCGCCCGCCGCGACGCCACGTACGTGTGGGTGAACCTGCGCAACTCGGTGGTCGCCGACGCCGCCGACGGCCCGCGCTACCTCCTCACCCACGTCGAGGACATCGAGGAGCGCAAGCGCCACGAGGCGCAGCTCGCGCACCGCGCCAGCCACGACTCGCTCACCGGCCTGCCCAACGCCGCCGAGCTGCGCGCCCGGCTCACCGCCCGGCTCTGCGACCGGCCGCCGGAGCTCTACACGGGCGCCGTCAGCCACTCCGCCGCCGGGCTGCCGGGGCCGCGCGGCCGGGCCATCGTCGGCGCCGGTCCTGTGCCGGGCGAGGTCGACAGCAACGGGCACGGCTTCGGGACGGACGGGGCCGAGGAGCACTGGGCCGGCCCGGGTCCTTACGAGCACCATGTGCACGCGATGGTCCCCGAGGGCGGCGGGGAATCCGGGGGCAAGGGGCTCGCGGTGCTCTTCTGCGACCTCGACGGCTTCAAGTCCATCAACGACCGCTTCGGCCACAACACCGGCGACGCCGTGCTCATCGCCGTCGCGCAGCGGCTGACCCACGCGGTCCGCGACGGCGACACCGTCGCGCGGCTCGGCGGCGACGAGTTCGTGGTGCTCGCCGACGGCCTGACGCCCGGCGGCGCCGAGGACCTGGCGGTCCGGCTGCGGAACGCGATCATCCCGCCGATCCGCGTCGACGGCCGGGGGGTGCGCGTGGGCGCGAGCATCGGCACCGGCTGGGCGATGTGCGGGATGTCGACGGAGGAGATCCTCAGCTCGGCGGACCAGCTCATGTACCGCGAGAAGCGGGCCCGCTCGCAGGGCCGCTCGCACCGCCGGGCAGGCTAG
- a CDS encoding flavin reductase family protein has protein sequence MLHETQAVDHPVGVSDEQFRAAMSRLAAGVVLVTAYDPDPGLNGEDVGMTATAFLSVSLDPPLVMVSVRNGSRMDELLTDREEWAASVLSESQRHIAGRFAMKGRISDRLLFDDIPYTRGEVTGCALVGGALATVECRTEQRVVAGDHTLVIGRVLSATQPSSDGSPLTYFRGRYRTLG, from the coding sequence GTGCTGCATGAGACGCAAGCGGTGGACCATCCTGTTGGGGTGAGCGACGAGCAGTTCCGGGCGGCCATGAGCCGGCTGGCGGCGGGCGTGGTGCTGGTCACGGCGTACGACCCGGACCCCGGCCTGAACGGCGAGGACGTCGGGATGACGGCGACCGCGTTCCTGTCGGTGTCCCTGGACCCCCCGCTGGTGATGGTGAGCGTCCGCAACGGCTCCCGCATGGACGAACTGCTGACGGACCGCGAGGAGTGGGCGGCGTCGGTGCTCTCCGAGAGCCAGCGGCACATCGCCGGGCGGTTCGCGATGAAGGGGCGGATCAGCGACCGGCTGCTGTTCGACGACATCCCGTACACGCGCGGCGAGGTGACCGGGTGCGCGCTGGTGGGCGGGGCGCTGGCGACGGTGGAGTGCAGGACGGAGCAGCGCGTGGTGGCGGGGGACCACACGCTGGTGATCGGGCGGGTGCTGAGCGCGACGCAGCCGAGTTCGGACGGCAGCCCGCTGACGTACTTCCGGGGGCGGTACCGGACGCTGGGCTGA